From a single Porites lutea chromosome 10, jaPorLute2.1, whole genome shotgun sequence genomic region:
- the LOC140949454 gene encoding uncharacterized protein has product MYKVIGGGVLTWDELSEVLLDVETQINRRSLSYVEDVVELPILSPSSFLFQRTNQVPEQDTWRTENPDLRKRAKYLKTCKENLWRRWKREYLTALRERHNLTHKEAKFKPKVGDVVIIKTDNKNRGTWPLAIVSAIYPGRDGIIRAVELKTTHGAIERPVEHLYPLEIACDKDAVRDTSEDTISVPLNPSAAVFRPRRDAAVAARTRIQEVNELELD; this is encoded by the coding sequence ATGTACAAGgtgattgggggaggggtactaACCTGGGACGAACTCAGTGAGGTGCTGCTTGACGTGGAGACTCAGATAAATCGTCGGTCATTGAGTTACGTCGAGGACGTCGTAGAATTGCCAATCCTCAGCCCCTCAAGTTTCCTGTTCCAGCGCACCAACCAGGTACCAGAACAAGATACATGGCGAACTGAAAACCCAGACCTCAGAAAACGCGCGAAATATTTGAAGACCTGCAAGGAAAACCTTTGGAGACGGTGGAAAAGAGAGTACCTGACAGCCCTACGAGAGCGTCACAACCTGACCCATAAAGAAGCGAAATTCAAGCCTAAAGTTGGAGATGTGGTCATCATAAAAACTGATAACAAGAATCGGGGGACCTGGCCACTAGCCATAGTGAGTGCGATCTACCCCGGGAGAGATGGCATCATTCGTGCTGTGGAACTCAAGACCACACACGGTGCAATAGAGCGACCCGTTGAGCACTTATACCCACTAGAAATTGCGTGTGACAAGGATGCTGTTCGCGACACATCAGAGGATACGATTTCTGTACCGCTGAACCCAAGCGCAGCAGTGTTCAGGCCGCGACGAGACGCTGCAGTTGCTGCGAGAACCAGGATCCAAGAAGTGAATGAACTTGAGCTCGATTGA
- the LOC140949455 gene encoding uncharacterized protein — protein sequence MLISSQVTKLEMYDTLVESLNGDFSMSVKLTKVHKGELLTVDNPHYQQLIDSYSHLRGVKIEDLDSKEELPVHVALGSGEYARIKTETKPHIGKDGEPIAEKTKLWWFIMSPGQEFDRNRMMLTQTSQTDYEELCRLDVLGLADSSEHDQLAVYREFKEQLVRNEEGWYETGLPWRGNHPLLPSNKQGSLRRLTNLNKKLERHGLTAEYDQIIREQKQQGIIEDNPLEPTGTEFYIPHKPVIREEAASTKLRVVYDASARAHASAPSLNECLYPGPPLQIKLWDVLVRQRFYPIAIFGDIQKAFLQIRIKENERDALRFHWRTNEHSNLETLRFTRALFGLTCSPFLLGRVIEQHLRSWESKLPEVVAALRKSLYVDDLLNGGQTAEEARKRKSTAIEVFGDAKFALHKWNSNVAELEETHERENVDSELSFAKQQLGAQTSESKVLGLLWNKQLTDN from the coding sequence ATGCTTATAAGTTCCCAAGTAACAAAGCTGGAGATGTACGATACACTAGTTGAATCATTGAACGGGGATTTCAGCATGAGTGTTAAACTTACTAAGGTTCACAAAGGAGAACTGTTAACTGTTGATAATCCGCACTATCAACAGTTAATCGACAGCTACAGTCATTTAAGAGGAGTCAAGATTGAAGATTTAGACTCAAAGGAAGAACTTCCCGTGCACGTGGCACTAGGGAGTGGCGAATATGCACGAATCAAAACCGAAACAAAACCGCACATTGGCAAAGATGGAGAACCAATagctgagaaaacaaaactgtggTGGTTCATAATGTCGCCGGGACAAGAATTCGACCGTAATCGCATGATGTTAACTCAAACTAGTCAAACTGATTATGAAGAACTTTGTCGTCTGGATGTCCTAGGTTTAGCAGATTCTTCAGAGCACGATCAACTAGCGGTCTACCGCGAGTTTAAGGAGCAGCTGGTAAGAAACGAAGAAGGATGGTACGAGACAGGTCTACCATGGCGTGGAAATCACCCCCTTTTACCCTCTAACAAGCAAGGAAGTCTTCGCCGTCTGACTAATCTGAACAAGAAACTTGAGCGTCATGGTTTGACAGCTGAGTACGATCAAATCATTCGAGAACAGAAGCAACAAGGGATCATTGAAGACAACCCTCTTGAGCCTACTGGAACTGAGTTCTACATTCCTCACAAACCTGTAATACGCGAAGAAGCTGCGAGCACTAAACTACGAGTAGTGTACGACGCCTCAGCCAGAGCTCACGCGAGCGCTCCATCTTTGAACGAATGTTTATACCCGGGGCCCCCGCTACAAATTAAGTTATGGGACGTTTTGGTTCGGCAACGTTTTTACCCTATAGCGATATTCGGCGACATCCAGAAAGCCTTCTTACAGATACGAATCAAGGAAAATGAGCGTGACGCACTTCGTTTCCACTGGCGCACGAACGAACATTCTAATTTAGAGACTCTCAGGTTCACACGTGCTTTATTCGGTTTGACTTGCTCGCCTTTCCTTCTAGGGAGAGTCATCGAACAGCATTTGCGGTCATGGGAGAGCAAATTGCCGGAAGTTGTGGCTGCACTGCGCAAGAGTTTATACGTGGACGACCTACTGAATGGTGGTCAGACGGCCGAAGAAGCACGAAAACGCAAGAGCACTGCCATTGAGGTATTTGGTGATGCAAAGTTTGCATTACACAAGTGGAACTCCAACGTTGCCGAATTAGAAGAGACACATGAACGAGAAAATGTGGACAGTGAGCTATCATTCGCCAAGCAGCAGTTAGGAGCGCAGACGAGTGAATCTAAGGTACTTGGGTTGCTATGGAACAAGCAATTGACTGACAATTGA